In Rhizobium sp. BG4, the genomic stretch TGGCAATGCCCTGGCCGAGCGGGCCGGTCGTCGTTTCGATGCCGGTTGCGTGGCCGTATTCCGGGTGACCGGCGGTCTTGGAGCCGAGCTGGCGGAACTGCTTCAGGTCCTCGATCGACATGTCCGGATAGCCGGTCAAATAGAGGAGCGAGTAGAGGAGCATCGAGCCGTGGCCGGCGGAGAGGACGAAACGGTCGCGGTTCGGCCAATGCGGCTTCTTCGGGTCGAAGCGGAGATACTTGCTGAAGAGGACGGTGGCGACATCAGCCATGCCCATCGGCATACCCGGATGGCCGGAATTGGCCTTTTCGACTGCATCCATGGCGAGGAAGCGGATCGCATTTGCCATCCGGTCGTGTTGTTCAGGAGAGGTCATGGCTATTCCACGGGTTCCGGGTGTCGGGGGATGGCCTCGAGCCTTCTGAAGACCATCGATGAGAGCGGGGTGACACATAGCAGTTGGAACGGCCAAGTCAATAAATTGCGGGCCGAATCCGGGCCGGGTGCGACGATTTTTAACATTTGACCATCAAATTTTACAAAAGACCAATCCGTTGGGAAGACTGCTTCAATTTCGGTCATCCACAGAATAGGCCGTGTATCCCCATATCCCGTTTATTGACGGGCAGTTGGCTAGCTGCATATCCTCTTGAAAACACTGAACCGGCACCCTTTGCCGATTCGCCAGGTCTTCTGCGGGAACACCGGACTTAAGACATGACGCCCACAGGCACTGCCATGGAAACCGCGCTGAGCGAGCTCAAACAGGCCATCTCCGGCCTGGAGAATGCCGTCGACATGCGCATCGAACGCCAGCGCGAGCAGGGCGACATCGAGAGCGAAGTGCGCCGGGTCCATGCCGACCGTTCGAAGCTGGCGCAGGAGCTGGATCAGGCGGAATTCCGTGCGAACCGCCTGGAAGAGGTCAACCGCGAGGTCTCCCGCCGTCTGGTAACGGCGATGGAAACCATCCGCGCGGTTCTGGACCGGTAAAGGAAGCAGCGATATGGCGCAGGTGACGGTAACGATTGACGGCAAGGCCTATCGCATGGCTTGCGAGGAAGGCCAGGAAGGCCATCTGACGGATCTCGCCAACCGCTTCGACGGCTATGTCGGCCACCTCAAG encodes the following:
- a CDS encoding DUF4164 domain-containing protein, whose product is MTPTGTAMETALSELKQAISGLENAVDMRIERQREQGDIESEVRRVHADRSKLAQELDQAEFRANRLEEVNREVSRRLVTAMETIRAVLDR